A genomic window from Silene latifolia isolate original U9 population chromosome Y, ASM4854445v1, whole genome shotgun sequence includes:
- the LOC141627751 gene encoding protein FAR-RED IMPAIRED RESPONSE 1-like, translated as MECSLTGRNCAGRLKRGLHHTSAEDRRTKTYKICKEQVNGFENIGASLNDFKNFHRDVKCFIPERDGQLFVDHFKEMTGTRIGFYFDYDLDDDGSLRRAIWAYGTARENYKIFGDAVSFDPTYSTNKYSMVLTPFTVVEHHKRSVTFCGALIAREDNESFNWVFSWFLQAMGGKEPEYIIIDQDLGIIKSVPLIFKTRWHIMNKVPGKFGVSRSDYSDFMSKLNEIIWADELEAAEFDAIWEQIIEEHGLGANDWFADTYAIKGQWVMAHCRDLKMASIMRTTQRSESENRFFMKFEHKSGTLVEFWMRFERAMNQ; from the exons ATGGAGTGCAGCCTGACAGGCAGGAATTGTGCAGGGAGGTTGAAAAGAGGTTTACACCATACATCAG CTGAAGATAGGAGAACAAAGACCTACAAAATCTGCAAAGAACAGGTGAATGGATTCGAAAACATTGGAGCAAGCTTAAacgattttaagaacttccataggGATGTTAAATGTTTCATTCCTGAACGTGATGGTCAGTTGTTCGTAGACCATTTTAAGGAAATGACTGGAACAAGAATAGGTTTCTACTTTGACTACGATCTTGACGATGATGGCAGCCTACGTAGGGCTATATGGGCATACGGTACTGCCCGAGAGAACTACAAGATATTTGGTGATGCGGTGTCATTCGACCCAACTTACTCCACAAATAAGTATTCTATGGTTTTAACACCGTTCACTGTTGTGGAACACCATAAACGATCAGTGACGTTCTGTGGGGCTCTAATTGCAAGGGAAGATAATGAGTCATTTAATTGGGTTTTCAGCTGGTTTTTACAAGCAATGGGGGGTAAGGAACCAGAATACATAATTATAGATCAAGACCTGGGTATTATCAAATCTGTTCCTCTTATTTTCAAGACAcggtggcatataatgaacaaagtGCCCGGTAAGTTTGGTGTCTCTAGGAGTGATTATTCTGACTTCATGAGTAAACTTAATGAAATTATATGGGCCGATGAGCTTGAAGCAGCAGAATTCGATGCTATCTGGGAGCAAATTATTGAAGAGCATGGTCTTGGTGCCAATGATTGGTTTGCGGATACGTATGCTATAAAGGGACagtgggtgatggcgcattgTAGAGACTTGAAGATGGCGTCTATTATGAGGACGactcaaagatcagagagcgaaaatagaTTTTTTATGAAGTTTGAGCATAAGTCAGGAACattggttgagttttggatgcgttttgagagAGCTATGAACCAATAA